The uncultured Ilyobacter sp. genome has a segment encoding these proteins:
- a CDS encoding phosphoenolpyruvate carboxykinase: MRKEFLLSRQSAIINFTAKYCDTREKLLDSQAFKTVLTSYMEIIKNKDNAVYNYFIKRSDNDFDNMVDNLIVVFKLLLVLQVEDISKIDSKYALYFDKKEYFVELIEGIYSFWRKLERYSVVSNRRQGEGLQNVGFIEANNNFSNMILGVYRRIEETVIGYQHRVYRQLPAGANAGLIVNEVKWPCPHEYSFLERVPFIETIILEPPFIIYPKKNKREGIAEEVFTSPLSEASVNEHHWFCYPAKVGTLLAYIYFHKDFMCHGVTLCNLFELAKENEYRNKKPDIIYVYGMKDFNNEKTTCFYKDKENSIILGYANYHEDIDYFGYMKTMILTLHNIHMMEQGNLPVHGAMVNVVTKTGKESNIVIVGDSGAGKSESIEALRALSEDYVKDMKIIFDDMGVLKLNSQNQVVASGTEIGAFIRMDDLEQGYAYQSMDRSIFMNPDRENSRVVLPITSYNDIVKEYPVDYIFYANNYEDEDEIKFFENSKEALKVFKEAKRLAKGTTSEKGLVTSYFANPFGPIQRKGRCDMLLNKYFSILFERGVKVGEVKTRLGISGMEKDGPKKLAVKLFEIIK, translated from the coding sequence ATGAGAAAAGAATTTCTGCTCAGCAGACAGAGTGCCATCATAAACTTCACTGCCAAGTACTGTGATACAAGAGAAAAACTCCTTGACAGCCAAGCATTTAAAACGGTTTTGACCTCATACATGGAGATCATAAAAAACAAGGACAATGCAGTATACAACTATTTTATAAAAAGATCGGACAATGATTTTGACAATATGGTGGACAACCTCATTGTTGTCTTTAAGCTGCTTCTGGTTTTACAGGTGGAGGATATCTCAAAAATAGATTCAAAGTACGCCCTTTACTTTGATAAAAAAGAATACTTTGTAGAACTTATAGAGGGGATCTACTCCTTCTGGAGAAAACTTGAAAGATATTCTGTGGTATCAAACAGAAGGCAGGGGGAAGGCCTTCAGAATGTAGGGTTCATAGAGGCCAATAACAACTTCAGCAACATGATTCTAGGAGTTTACAGGCGTATAGAGGAGACCGTCATAGGATACCAACACAGGGTTTACCGTCAGCTTCCTGCTGGTGCCAATGCTGGGCTTATTGTAAATGAGGTAAAATGGCCCTGTCCTCACGAGTATTCATTTCTTGAAAGGGTACCCTTTATCGAGACTATAATCCTAGAGCCTCCTTTTATCATCTATCCCAAAAAGAACAAAAGAGAGGGAATAGCCGAAGAGGTCTTTACATCTCCTTTATCAGAAGCTTCTGTAAATGAGCACCACTGGTTTTGCTATCCTGCAAAGGTAGGAACCCTCCTAGCCTATATATATTTCCACAAGGATTTCATGTGCCACGGGGTCACCTTATGCAACCTTTTTGAGCTGGCTAAAGAGAATGAATACAGAAATAAAAAGCCCGACATTATATATGTCTATGGAATGAAGGATTTTAACAACGAAAAAACAACTTGTTTTTACAAGGACAAAGAGAACAGCATAATTCTAGGATACGCCAATTATCATGAGGATATTGATTATTTCGGATACATGAAAACTATGATCCTGACCCTTCACAACATACATATGATGGAGCAGGGAAACCTTCCTGTGCATGGAGCCATGGTAAATGTAGTAACAAAAACCGGAAAGGAAAGTAACATTGTCATCGTGGGAGACAGTGGGGCTGGAAAATCAGAGAGTATAGAGGCTTTAAGAGCCCTCAGTGAAGATTATGTAAAAGATATGAAAATAATATTTGACGATATGGGAGTTTTAAAGCTAAACTCACAAAATCAGGTTGTAGCCTCTGGTACAGAGATCGGAGCCTTTATAAGGATGGATGACTTAGAGCAGGGTTATGCCTATCAGTCCATGGACAGAAGTATATTCATGAATCCCGACAGAGAAAACTCAAGAGTGGTTCTTCCTATCACCTCCTATAACGATATAGTAAAAGAGTATCCTGTGGACTATATTTTCTATGCAAATAACTATGAAGACGAGGATGAGATAAAGTTCTTTGAAAATTCAAAAGAAGCCCTCAAAGTATTTAAAGAAGCAAAGAGACTGGCCAAAGGAACTACCAGTGAAAAGGGGCTTGTAACCTCTTACTTTGCAAATCCCTTTGGTCCCATACAGAGAAAGGGACGTTGTGACATGCTTTTAAACAAGTATTTCAGCATACTCTTTGAAAGGGGAGTCAAGGTGGGAGAGGTAAAGACCCGTCTAGGTATATCAGGTATGGAAAAAGACGGCCCGAAAAAATTAGCAGTCAAACTTTTTGAAATCATTAAATAA
- a CDS encoding Tex family protein: MSVFYDTVARELKIKASQVENTIKLLDEGATVPFVARYRKELTGDLDETVIRDILERMNYLRNLQKRKDEVLKSIEEQNKLTEDLKNKILKAEKLQEVEDLYLPYKKKKKTKADIAKDHGLEPLAKLALGRINYDELLIKAEKFLSEDVKTNEEAIEGVKLILAQENSENPVFREEIRNRMQKYASLYSKATKKAPELDLKQVYRDYYEYNEAVSKIPSHRILAVNRGENEKILKVSIKFDEKTRSFIENMILREYKNQSLKDFYLEVIKDSLDRLILPSIEREVRNILTEKAEGEAIESFKENLKNLLMQPPLQDKNILGLDPAYRTGCKTVVIDKDGFFKCDDVLYLVEGMHNPRQLEQAKNKIIKYIDQYDIDIIAIGNGTASRETESFVAGMLKEVKKEVYYLIVNEAGASVYSASKLAKEEFPDLDVTARGAISIAKRIQDPLAELVKIDPKSIGVGMYQHDVNQNKLDSSLGEVIESVVNSVGVNVNSASWVLLSYISGIKKNAAKNIVDFRKENGNFTNRKKLLKVKGIGAKAYEQMAGFLVIQDGENILDNTIIHPESYGIAEEILEKAGFTLEKYRKSIGDARLALKDFDVEAFSEEKDYGKETVRDIYGALIGDRRDPREELEKPVLKSDILKMADLKPGMELEGTVRNVVKFGAFIDIGLKNDALLHISEISNTFISDPSKVLSVGQIIKVKIKDVDFQRERVTLTKKEK, encoded by the coding sequence ATGTCTGTTTTTTATGATACAGTTGCCAGGGAGCTGAAGATAAAGGCTAGCCAGGTAGAAAACACTATAAAACTTTTAGACGAAGGTGCTACGGTTCCCTTTGTGGCAAGGTATAGAAAAGAGCTTACAGGGGATCTCGATGAAACAGTTATCAGAGATATTCTTGAAAGAATGAACTACCTCAGAAACCTTCAAAAAAGAAAGGATGAGGTGCTGAAAAGTATAGAGGAGCAAAACAAGCTGACAGAGGATCTGAAAAACAAGATTCTAAAGGCTGAAAAACTCCAGGAAGTGGAAGATCTCTATCTTCCGTACAAGAAAAAAAAGAAAACTAAGGCCGATATAGCAAAGGATCACGGTCTAGAACCCCTTGCAAAGCTGGCTTTAGGTAGGATAAACTATGATGAACTTTTAATAAAGGCAGAAAAGTTTTTATCAGAAGATGTAAAGACTAACGAAGAGGCTATAGAGGGGGTAAAACTAATCTTGGCCCAGGAAAATTCTGAGAATCCTGTTTTTAGAGAGGAAATCAGAAATAGGATGCAAAAATATGCATCACTTTACTCAAAGGCTACCAAAAAAGCCCCTGAACTGGATCTAAAGCAGGTTTACAGGGATTATTATGAATATAATGAGGCTGTTTCAAAGATACCATCTCACAGAATATTGGCTGTGAATCGTGGGGAGAATGAAAAGATACTCAAGGTTTCAATAAAGTTTGATGAAAAGACAAGATCATTTATAGAAAATATGATTTTGAGAGAATACAAGAATCAGAGTCTGAAGGACTTTTATCTTGAAGTTATAAAAGACTCTTTAGACAGGCTTATTCTACCGTCTATAGAGAGGGAAGTCAGAAATATTCTTACAGAAAAAGCAGAGGGAGAAGCCATAGAATCATTTAAGGAAAACTTAAAAAATCTTCTTATGCAGCCTCCACTTCAGGATAAAAATATTTTAGGGCTAGACCCAGCATATAGAACCGGGTGTAAAACTGTAGTTATAGACAAAGATGGGTTTTTTAAATGTGATGACGTTCTTTATCTTGTTGAAGGAATGCATAACCCAAGACAGCTAGAACAGGCTAAAAATAAAATAATTAAATACATAGACCAGTACGATATAGATATAATTGCCATAGGAAATGGTACTGCATCTAGAGAGACAGAAAGCTTTGTTGCAGGAATGCTAAAAGAGGTAAAAAAAGAGGTTTATTATCTCATAGTAAATGAGGCAGGAGCTTCTGTTTATTCTGCTTCTAAACTTGCTAAGGAAGAGTTTCCAGACTTAGATGTAACTGCAAGAGGGGCTATATCAATAGCCAAGAGAATACAGGACCCTCTGGCAGAGTTGGTAAAAATAGACCCTAAATCTATAGGGGTTGGAATGTACCAGCATGATGTAAACCAAAACAAATTAGACAGTTCTCTAGGGGAAGTAATTGAAAGTGTAGTTAACTCTGTTGGAGTAAATGTAAACAGTGCTTCTTGGGTTCTTTTGTCATATATATCTGGGATAAAGAAGAATGCTGCCAAGAATATAGTGGATTTTAGAAAAGAAAACGGTAACTTCACAAACAGAAAGAAACTTCTGAAAGTAAAGGGGATCGGTGCAAAAGCCTATGAGCAGATGGCTGGTTTCTTGGTGATACAGGACGGGGAAAACATTTTAGACAATACTATTATTCACCCGGAGTCCTACGGAATAGCAGAAGAGATACTAGAAAAAGCAGGATTCACCCTGGAGAAATACAGAAAAAGTATAGGGGATGCAAGGTTGGCATTGAAGGATTTTGATGTTGAAGCTTTTTCAGAGGAAAAGGACTATGGTAAAGAAACTGTAAGAGATATCTACGGAGCTCTTATAGGGGACAGGCGTGACCCGAGGGAGGAACTTGAAAAGCCGGTATTAAAATCAGATATACTGAAGATGGCAGACCTTAAGCCTGGGATGGAACTAGAAGGAACAGTGAGAAATGTTGTGAAATTTGGGGCCTTTATCGATATAGGACTAAAAAATGATGCACTTCTTCACATATCTGAAATATCAAATACATTTATTTCAGACCCATCTAAGGTTCTTTCTGTAGGTCAAATAATAAAGGTAAAAATTAAAGATGTTGATTTTCAGCGGGAAAGGGTAACTCTCACCAAAAAGGAGAAGTAA
- a CDS encoding ATP-binding protein: MRLKKDSLLLKIIFYNNMAVLLTASMIAFILTFITLKDIGAQVPKLAAEKIKTLDRYYTFYMSKMRDDISMISQNPNTFFNSDISQNDTLNYQLFSDKLKSQLEKQNYKIYSDTIFSIIGKNNEILGESGDEEVLRKFSISKSRNYLNFINKRSKYQMKTSFWEKIPDDIIVRISVPYYGDPEIKAYVLTFVIDDKFLEVCHDFMGLEAEDKMFLLSGGNYSKGTLGISTGEKFLSDKVRSELQLRDHKYFFIEKTLNKEPYYMALYPIRNTNGIFLGSIGIALSQGEVIRIKTLVFLFIASVAITLILFNSIFFGKIFYKTLTPLAEVAEASDRISQGDYDVDLKIKSTGEIGTLIMSFKKMIKTIRCTQNELKSQNLKLQENIFRINVIEKLLLGIHVEDDIFDVIRSIANALTSEMGLGYSRAIFLRYSREIESLVGEYAIINSNVIETKDDGVAGAVGGFRFQSESLNELVSYIKIPVRKTSLMADSVNDKKIIYHNDRGYKYNLGNEFLMSLGLNNFIIIPIYSNERDYGCILVDNFMKDRVVTTEEVELLNLLILNLGIHFKNRILEEEKIDNERAITIGKLSEKFLDGRKPLLEKIDAIVEKAKLGNENFREEFLELERELLNVKRENSILTDYSDMKEYRFEVFDLEALFEEIYNEHKDNMISNNITVSLFVKSRERVYGDRAELKKAFTEIMDNAFDAVIKSDKTNKKINIVLSRAKNTEKVRIRIFDNGIGMSESQLQNIYEPFVSYKKNASGLGLSIAYRIIKHHRGIIKFESQENVSTQAKITLNAYKEEK; this comes from the coding sequence ATGAGGCTAAAAAAAGATTCTTTGCTTCTAAAGATAATCTTTTATAATAATATGGCGGTTCTTCTTACTGCTTCAATGATAGCTTTTATACTTACCTTTATTACTTTAAAAGATATTGGAGCTCAGGTTCCCAAATTGGCAGCAGAGAAGATAAAGACCTTAGACAGGTATTATACCTTTTATATGTCTAAGATGCGTGACGATATCTCTATGATATCCCAGAACCCAAATACTTTCTTTAATTCGGATATATCCCAGAATGACACGTTAAATTATCAGCTTTTCTCTGATAAACTGAAGTCGCAGCTGGAAAAGCAAAATTATAAGATTTACAGCGACACAATATTTTCCATAATAGGGAAAAATAATGAAATTCTGGGTGAGTCTGGGGATGAAGAGGTTTTAAGAAAATTTTCCATTTCTAAAAGCAGAAATTACCTTAATTTTATAAATAAAAGGTCTAAATATCAGATGAAGACCTCTTTTTGGGAAAAAATACCTGATGATATAATAGTTAGAATCTCGGTACCTTATTATGGAGACCCTGAGATTAAAGCCTATGTCCTTACTTTTGTGATTGATGATAAATTTTTAGAAGTCTGTCATGATTTTATGGGTCTAGAAGCAGAAGATAAGATGTTCCTTCTGAGCGGAGGGAACTATAGTAAAGGAACCCTTGGTATTTCCACTGGAGAAAAATTTCTCAGCGATAAAGTCCGTTCGGAACTTCAGCTGAGAGACCACAAATACTTCTTTATAGAGAAGACACTAAATAAAGAACCTTATTACATGGCCCTTTATCCCATAAGGAATACCAATGGGATATTTTTAGGGAGCATAGGTATAGCACTTTCCCAAGGAGAAGTTATCCGTATAAAGACTCTCGTATTTCTTTTTATAGCTAGTGTGGCCATAACTCTGATACTCTTTAACTCTATATTTTTTGGTAAGATTTTTTATAAAACTCTCACTCCACTGGCAGAAGTGGCAGAGGCTTCCGACAGGATATCACAGGGAGATTATGATGTAGATCTCAAAATAAAGAGCACAGGTGAAATAGGAACCCTTATAATGTCCTTTAAAAAAATGATTAAGACCATAAGATGTACACAAAATGAACTTAAGTCACAAAACTTAAAACTTCAGGAAAATATATTCAGAATAAATGTAATAGAAAAACTTCTGCTGGGAATACATGTAGAAGATGATATATTCGATGTGATAAGGTCAATAGCAAATGCTCTCACTTCTGAAATGGGACTTGGATACAGCAGGGCCATATTCCTCCGGTATAGCAGAGAGATAGAGTCTCTCGTCGGAGAGTATGCCATCATAAACAGCAATGTAATCGAAACAAAAGATGATGGAGTGGCTGGTGCAGTAGGAGGTTTTAGGTTCCAGAGTGAGTCACTGAATGAATTGGTATCATACATAAAGATTCCTGTGAGAAAAACTAGTCTAATGGCAGATTCGGTTAATGATAAGAAAATAATATATCACAATGACAGAGGCTACAAGTACAACCTAGGAAATGAGTTTCTCATGAGTCTGGGACTAAACAACTTCATAATCATTCCCATATACAGTAATGAGAGAGATTATGGCTGTATATTAGTGGATAATTTTATGAAAGACAGGGTTGTCACCACTGAAGAAGTGGAACTTCTAAACCTTCTTATACTGAATCTAGGGATACACTTTAAAAATAGAATACTAGAGGAAGAAAAAATAGATAATGAAAGAGCTATAACAATAGGGAAACTTTCTGAGAAGTTTTTAGACGGAAGAAAACCTCTTTTAGAAAAGATAGATGCCATAGTAGAAAAGGCAAAGCTAGGAAACGAGAACTTTAGAGAAGAATTTTTAGAATTAGAAAGAGAACTCTTAAATGTAAAACGTGAAAATAGTATATTAACTGATTACTCTGATATGAAAGAATATAGATTTGAAGTTTTTGATCTAGAAGCTCTTTTTGAAGAGATATACAACGAACACAAGGATAATATGATTTCAAATAATATTACAGTTTCTCTTTTCGTAAAATCCCGAGAGAGAGTCTACGGTGACAGAGCAGAGCTGAAAAAAGCATTTACTGAAATAATGGACAATGCCTTTGATGCAGTTATAAAAAGTGACAAAACAAATAAAAAAATCAATATTGTTCTTTCGAGAGCTAAAAATACAGAAAAAGTAAGAATCAGAATTTTTGATAATGGTATAGGAATGAGTGAAAGTCAGTTGCAGAATATATATGAACCTTTTGTAAGCTATAAAAAGAATGCTTCAGGCTTAGGACTTTCTATCGCCTATAGAATAATAAAACACCATAGGGGAATCATAAAATTTGAATCCCAGGAAAATGTCAGTACGCAAGCAAAAATAACTTTAAATGCATATAAGGAGGAGAAATAG
- the ileS gene encoding isoleucine--tRNA ligase, protein MSDERDYGKTLNLPKTSFQMRANLPNKEPQILKQWDKDKIYKKSLEGKEKQFILHDGPPYANGNIHIGHALNKILKDIILKYKRLQGYEAPYIPGWDTHGLPIELKVTEELGEAAKDMSPLKIREKCTKYAKKWVQKQKSDFIRLGVMGEWDNPYLTLNPEYEAKQLEVFKELYENGYIFKGLKPIYWSPATETALAEAEIEYKNHVSPSIYVKMEANSDLLEKLGLDEASLVIWTTTPWTIPANVAICLNAEFEYGVYKTEKGNLILAKGLSEKAFSDMGIENVELLKEFTGDKLERTTYRHPFLDRTGVVILGEHVTMEAGTGCVHTAPGHGQDDYVVGTRYGLPVISPINNKGHLTEEAGKFAGMFYKKANKEIAAHMEETGHLLMLKEIEHSYPHDWRSKTPVIFRATEQWFVRTEGSDLREKALRAIEDVDFIPAWGRNRISTMLESRPDWCISRQRIWGVPIPIFYNEATGEEIFYGEIIDRVIGIVKKEGTVAWVKYSPEELIGEELLEKYNLAGLELRKETNIMDVWFDSGVSHRAVLETRENLKRPADLYLEGSDQHRGWFQTSLLTSIGSTGDAPYKQVLTHGFVNDGEGKKMSKSTGNVMSPDDVIKTYGADILRLWCASVDYREDVKISENILKQMAEAYRRVRNTARYILGNTNDFDPIKDRVSYDELPEIDRWAMHKLETLKRKVTENYNKYEFYNLFHDIHYFAGIDMSAFYLDIIKDRLYAEKGDSLDRRAAQTVMYEVLVSLNKMIAPILSFTAEEIWSKIPETSKDAESILLSSWYENNDQYIDEELAAKWDQIIKIRKEANKSLERARQGENRIIGNSLDAKVLMKLNDEGMAKLLEEHRKLIEEVLIVSSLEIVLEIDETFTEGEEVEGMFVKVLHAEGEKCERCWKYSTEIGTVEEHPTICPRCSGVLSK, encoded by the coding sequence ATGTCTGATGAAAGAGACTATGGGAAGACCTTAAACCTTCCAAAGACAAGCTTTCAAATGAGAGCAAATCTACCTAACAAAGAACCACAAATATTAAAACAGTGGGATAAGGACAAAATTTATAAAAAGAGTTTAGAGGGGAAAGAAAAACAATTTATTCTTCATGATGGACCTCCATATGCCAATGGAAATATCCATATAGGCCACGCTCTTAATAAAATTTTAAAAGATATAATACTAAAATACAAGAGGCTTCAGGGGTATGAAGCACCTTATATTCCAGGATGGGATACACATGGACTTCCTATAGAATTAAAGGTTACAGAGGAGCTTGGCGAGGCAGCAAAGGATATGTCTCCTCTTAAAATAAGAGAAAAATGTACCAAATATGCTAAAAAATGGGTACAAAAACAAAAATCTGACTTTATCAGATTAGGGGTAATGGGAGAGTGGGATAACCCTTATCTTACTCTAAACCCTGAATATGAGGCAAAGCAACTAGAAGTATTTAAAGAGCTATATGAAAATGGATATATATTCAAGGGTCTCAAGCCTATTTACTGGTCTCCAGCAACAGAGACAGCTCTTGCAGAAGCAGAGATAGAGTACAAAAACCACGTATCACCATCTATTTATGTAAAGATGGAAGCTAATTCTGATCTTCTTGAAAAACTAGGGTTAGATGAGGCCTCTCTTGTTATCTGGACGACAACTCCTTGGACTATTCCGGCAAATGTGGCCATATGTTTAAATGCTGAGTTTGAATACGGAGTATACAAAACTGAAAAAGGAAATCTTATCTTGGCGAAAGGTCTATCAGAAAAGGCTTTTTCAGATATGGGAATAGAAAATGTTGAGCTGTTAAAAGAGTTTACAGGGGATAAATTAGAAAGAACAACTTATAGGCACCCTTTCCTAGACAGAACAGGAGTTGTGATCTTAGGAGAACATGTAACTATGGAAGCCGGTACAGGATGTGTACATACAGCACCTGGTCACGGTCAGGATGACTATGTAGTAGGGACAAGATACGGACTGCCTGTTATATCACCTATAAACAACAAGGGACATCTTACAGAGGAAGCTGGTAAGTTCGCTGGGATGTTTTATAAAAAGGCAAACAAAGAGATCGCTGCTCATATGGAGGAGACAGGACACCTTCTTATGTTAAAAGAGATAGAGCACTCTTATCCTCATGACTGGAGATCAAAAACTCCTGTAATATTCAGGGCCACAGAACAGTGGTTTGTAAGAACCGAGGGTTCTGACTTGAGAGAAAAGGCTCTAAGGGCAATAGAAGATGTAGACTTCATCCCTGCATGGGGTAGAAACAGAATAAGCACCATGCTTGAATCAAGGCCTGACTGGTGTATATCGAGACAAAGAATCTGGGGAGTCCCTATTCCAATATTCTATAATGAGGCCACTGGAGAGGAGATCTTCTACGGTGAAATCATTGACAGAGTTATAGGTATAGTAAAAAAAGAGGGGACAGTAGCATGGGTTAAATATTCTCCAGAAGAACTTATAGGTGAAGAGCTTCTTGAAAAATACAACCTAGCAGGTTTAGAGCTGAGAAAAGAAACAAATATAATGGACGTATGGTTTGACTCTGGAGTCTCTCACAGAGCAGTCTTAGAGACAAGAGAAAACCTGAAAAGACCTGCAGACCTATATTTAGAAGGTTCGGATCAGCACAGAGGATGGTTCCAGACTTCCCTTTTAACTTCTATAGGGTCGACAGGAGATGCACCTTATAAGCAGGTGCTTACACACGGATTCGTAAATGACGGAGAAGGAAAGAAAATGTCTAAATCTACAGGAAATGTAATGTCTCCTGATGATGTAATCAAAACTTATGGTGCAGACATACTTAGACTTTGGTGTGCCTCTGTAGATTATAGAGAAGATGTAAAAATATCAGAAAATATTCTGAAGCAGATGGCAGAGGCTTATAGAAGAGTCAGAAATACTGCCAGATACATATTAGGAAATACAAATGACTTTGATCCTATTAAAGACAGAGTTTCTTATGATGAGCTTCCTGAGATAGACAGATGGGCTATGCACAAGCTTGAAACCCTTAAAAGAAAAGTAACGGAAAATTACAATAAATATGAATTTTACAATCTGTTCCACGATATCCATTATTTTGCAGGAATAGATATGTCAGCTTTCTATCTCGATATAATCAAAGATAGACTTTATGCTGAAAAAGGTGATTCACTTGATAGAAGGGCAGCTCAGACTGTTATGTATGAGGTACTTGTATCTTTGAATAAAATGATAGCCCCTATACTTTCCTTTACAGCTGAAGAGATCTGGAGTAAAATCCCTGAAACTTCAAAAGATGCAGAATCTATACTCCTTTCTAGCTGGTATGAAAATAATGATCAGTATATAGATGAAGAGCTTGCAGCAAAGTGGGATCAGATCATAAAAATCAGAAAAGAAGCCAACAAGTCTCTTGAAAGAGCAAGACAGGGGGAAAACAGAATAATAGGAAACTCCCTTGATGCCAAGGTTCTCATGAAGTTAAATGATGAAGGTATGGCAAAGCTTCTAGAAGAACATAGAAAGCTGATAGAGGAAGTTCTGATTGTATCATCTCTTGAAATAGTTTTAGAAATTGATGAAACATTTACTGAAGGAGAAGAGGTAGAGGGTATGTTTGTAAAGGTACTTCATGCTGAAGGAGAAAAGTGTGAAAGATGCTGGAAGTATTCTACCGAAATAGGCACTGTAGAAGAGCACCCTACAATCTGTCCTAGATGTTCAGGAGTTCTGAGTAAATAA
- the lspA gene encoding signal peptidase II: MLYLLLILLLIALDQISKFVIVGRMAEGESIALLYDFLHITYVKNRGVAFGMLQGKINVISFVTVAAIIGIIIYLAKNLKKGNTLENFAYSFILSGAIGNMLDRIFRGFVVDMVDFRGIWSFVFNLADVWINIGVVLIVLESVLATKKKEKSIEEESK, from the coding sequence ATGTTGTATCTTCTGCTAATCCTTCTGCTGATAGCCCTAGACCAAATTTCAAAATTTGTGATAGTTGGCAGGATGGCAGAGGGAGAAAGTATAGCTCTGCTGTATGATTTTTTACATATAACCTATGTAAAAAATAGAGGAGTTGCCTTCGGGATGCTCCAGGGGAAAATCAACGTTATCTCCTTTGTGACAGTGGCAGCAATAATTGGAATAATAATATATCTTGCAAAGAATTTAAAAAAAGGAAACACACTAGAAAATTTTGCATATTCCTTCATACTTTCCGGTGCTATCGGAAATATGCTCGACAGAATTTTCAGAGGATTCGTTGTGGACATGGTTGATTTTAGAGGAATCTGGAGTTTTGTCTTTAATCTGGCTGATGTCTGGATAAATATAGGGGTGGTCCTTATTGTTTTGGAATCAGTTTTGGCAACGAAAAAAAAGGAGAAAAGTATAGAGGAGGAAAGTAAATGA
- the glyQ gene encoding glycine--tRNA ligase subunit alpha: MTFQEMIFALQQYWSSKGCILGNPYDIETGAGTFNPNTFLMSLGPEPWNVAYVEPSRRPKDGRYGENPNRVYQHHQFQVIMKPSPKDIQELYLESLRVLGIDPQKHDIRFVEDDWESPTLGAWGLGWEVWLDGMEITQFTYFQQVGGLELEVVPAELTYGLERIALYLQGKESVYDLEWTKGVKYGDMRFQYEYENSKYSFEKADLGLHFQWFDDYEKEALNALEDELVFPAYDYVLKCSHVFNVLDSRGAISTTERMSYILRVRNLAKRCAEVFVQNRKDLGYPLLKKESN; encoded by the coding sequence ATGACCTTTCAAGAAATGATATTTGCACTCCAACAGTACTGGAGTTCTAAAGGATGCATCTTGGGAAATCCTTACGACATCGAAACAGGGGCAGGGACATTCAATCCCAATACATTTCTTATGTCTCTGGGACCAGAGCCTTGGAATGTAGCATATGTAGAGCCGTCCAGAAGACCTAAAGATGGAAGATACGGAGAAAACCCAAATAGAGTTTACCAGCATCATCAATTTCAGGTAATAATGAAGCCATCACCTAAAGATATACAGGAGCTCTATCTAGAGAGTCTTAGAGTTCTTGGAATCGACCCTCAAAAGCATGATATCAGATTTGTAGAAGATGACTGGGAGTCTCCTACTCTAGGAGCCTGGGGACTAGGATGGGAAGTCTGGCTTGACGGAATGGAAATAACACAATTTACTTATTTCCAACAGGTAGGGGGACTTGAATTAGAAGTCGTACCAGCTGAGCTTACCTATGGTCTAGAGAGAATTGCACTCTACCTTCAAGGAAAAGAAAGTGTTTATGACCTCGAATGGACAAAGGGTGTAAAATATGGAGATATGAGATTCCAATATGAGTATGAAAATTCAAAGTATTCCTTTGAAAAAGCGGATCTGGGTCTTCATTTTCAGTGGTTTGACGACTACGAGAAGGAGGCCCTTAATGCCCTTGAAGATGAGCTTGTTTTCCCTGCCTATGACTACGTGCTAAAGTGTTCTCATGTATTTAACGTATTGGATTCGAGGGGAGCTATCTCCACAACAGAGAGAATGTCTTACATCTTAAGAGTGAGAAACCTGGCTAAAAGATGTGCAGAGGTATTTGTACAAAACAGAAAAGATCTTGGTTATCCATTATTGAAAAAAGAGTCAAACTAA